The following coding sequences lie in one Arthrobacter sp. SLBN-122 genomic window:
- a CDS encoding Na+/H+ antiporter subunit D, with protein sequence MNIASFAPLAVVLPILGAALTFLLIRHTRAQRTVSIALLSLTLTLECLLLASAWNGGTAAVTIGGWLPPWGIVMVVDQFSSLMLVVSSAISLAVLVYATGQGMADGDHDAPVSIFHPTYLILVAGVSNAFLSGDLFNLYVGFEILLTASYVLMTLGGTGPRIRAGVTYVVVSVVSSVLFLISIAMVYGATGTVNMADLAIKLGELDQGTKTLLHVMLLVAFGIKAAVFPLSFWLPDSYPTAPAPVTAVFAGLLTKVGVYAMVRTETLLFPGDTLNTPLMVAALLTMVVGILGALAQSDIKRLLSFTLVSHIGYMVFGLAMSSVAGLAAAVFYVAHHITIQTSLFLVTGLIERRGGSSSVDRLGGLAKLSPLLALLFFIPGMNLAGIPPFSGFLGKVGLLQAGVELGTPLAYALVIGGVVTSLLTLLAIARVWNRAFWRRPTDAEHPDPVLLAHPAARVAGPGAKLSSTVTLLPRTMVGSTLGLVVLGVALTVFAGPLFGLSDRAARDMLDRSPYIQAVLGSDVPIPATTAVGGVR encoded by the coding sequence GTGAACATCGCAAGCTTTGCCCCGCTCGCCGTCGTACTTCCCATCCTGGGCGCCGCCCTGACCTTCCTGCTGATCCGGCACACCCGGGCCCAGCGCACGGTCAGCATCGCCCTGCTCTCGCTGACCCTTACGCTGGAATGCCTCCTGCTGGCGTCGGCGTGGAACGGCGGGACCGCAGCGGTGACCATCGGCGGCTGGCTGCCGCCGTGGGGGATCGTCATGGTGGTGGACCAGTTCTCATCCCTGATGCTGGTGGTGTCCTCCGCGATCAGCCTGGCCGTGCTGGTGTACGCCACGGGGCAGGGCATGGCCGACGGCGACCACGACGCCCCGGTCTCGATCTTCCACCCCACCTATCTGATCCTGGTGGCGGGGGTGTCCAATGCGTTCCTGTCCGGGGACCTGTTCAACCTTTACGTCGGCTTCGAGATCCTGCTGACCGCCAGCTACGTTCTGATGACCCTGGGCGGCACCGGCCCGCGCATCCGGGCGGGCGTCACCTACGTGGTGGTGTCCGTGGTGTCCTCGGTGCTGTTCTTGATCTCCATCGCCATGGTCTACGGAGCCACCGGAACGGTCAACATGGCGGACCTGGCCATCAAGCTGGGCGAACTGGACCAGGGCACCAAGACCCTGCTTCACGTCATGCTGCTCGTGGCGTTCGGCATCAAGGCTGCCGTCTTCCCGCTGTCCTTCTGGCTCCCTGACTCCTACCCCACCGCGCCGGCACCCGTCACCGCCGTGTTCGCGGGGCTGCTCACCAAGGTGGGCGTGTACGCCATGGTCCGGACCGAAACCCTGCTGTTCCCGGGGGACACCCTGAACACCCCTTTGATGGTGGCTGCGCTGCTGACCATGGTGGTGGGCATCCTGGGCGCCCTGGCCCAAAGCGACATCAAGCGGCTCCTGTCGTTCACCCTGGTCAGCCACATCGGCTACATGGTGTTCGGGCTGGCCATGTCCTCCGTCGCCGGGCTGGCCGCTGCCGTGTTCTACGTGGCCCACCACATCACCATCCAGACCAGCCTCTTCCTGGTCACGGGCCTGATCGAGCGGCGCGGCGGCAGCTCGTCCGTGGACCGGCTGGGCGGCCTGGCCAAACTGTCGCCCCTGCTGGCGCTGCTCTTCTTCATCCCCGGCATGAACCTGGCCGGCATCCCACCGTTTTCCGGCTTCCTCGGCAAGGTGGGGCTGCTGCAGGCCGGCGTTGAACTGGGAACGCCGCTGGCGTATGCGCTGGTGATCGGCGGGGTGGTGACCAGCCTCCTGACGCTGCTGGCCATCGCCAGGGTATGGAACCGCGCATTCTGGCGCCGCCCCACGGACGCCGAACATCCTGATCCGGTGCTGCTTGCCCACCCGGCGGCCAGGGTGGCCGGACCGGGTGCCAAGCTCAGCAGCACCGTGACGCTCCTGCCGCGCACCATGGTGGGCTCTACCTTGGGCCTGGTGGTGCTCGGCGTTGCCCTGACCGTCTTTGCGGGTCCGCTGTTCGGGCTTTCGGACCGGGCCGCGCGGGACATGCTGGACCGGTCCCCGTACATCCAGGCGGTCCTGGGCAGTGATGTCCCCATCCCGGCCACAACTGCGGTGGGAGGAGTGCGATGA
- a CDS encoding Na(+)/H(+) antiporter subunit C, whose protein sequence is MSVNLTLLIVMGALYACGIYLILERSLTRVLLGLMLLANATNLLILATGGYAGLAPLFAKDTPAQDYNDPLPQALILTSIVISFAVTAFMLGIIYRTWVLARQDDIQDDLEDRRVAATPSFDAEDDAEVPAETSEFPLTMLGSDGRDVSNHATSGGNGGPETGQPVATVVAGGLEMHAAAEEKPGSLNIDASTEGGGK, encoded by the coding sequence ATGAGCGTCAACCTGACCCTGCTGATCGTCATGGGCGCCCTGTATGCCTGCGGCATCTACCTGATCCTGGAACGCAGCCTCACCCGGGTGCTGCTGGGGCTGATGCTCCTGGCCAACGCCACCAACCTCCTGATCCTGGCCACCGGGGGATACGCGGGCCTGGCGCCGTTGTTCGCCAAGGACACGCCCGCACAGGACTACAACGATCCGCTGCCGCAGGCCCTGATCCTGACCTCGATCGTCATCTCCTTCGCTGTCACGGCGTTCATGCTCGGCATCATCTACCGCACCTGGGTGCTGGCGCGGCAGGACGACATCCAGGACGACCTGGAAGACCGCCGCGTGGCGGCAACCCCCAGCTTCGACGCCGAGGATGACGCGGAAGTGCCGGCAGAAACCTCCGAGTTCCCGCTCACCATGCTGGGATCGGACGGCCGGGACGTCTCAAACCACGCAACGTCCGGCGGGAATGGGGGCCCGGAAACGGGCCAGCCGGTGGCCACCGTCGTGGCCGGCGGCCTGGAGATGCATGCCGCCGCGGAGGAAAAGCCCGGCTCACTCAACATCGACGCCAGCACGGAAGGAGGCGGAAAGTGA